The DNA segment attcttatattattaatacaaaacattttctaattttattgattttttttatcagtaataagcAATGAATAAATGTGAACCACTTTAGGAATGGTTCTACCCTTATACAGAGCACACAACCTTTAACACGTACCCGTCAAAGCCTAAAGATACCACTTCTTAATTAAATCCGAAAAGAAATCACCTACGACACTCACTCTTATTCCCAAAAAAATACATCATGACATCATCCTCATACAGACGAAAATGTCAATACACCAATCAGAAGGAGAAAAGTGCAGCCTCGTAAGACTTGGATGTAACCCAAGACTAAGCCTTTAGTTGAACCAAAGCAAACACTTCCAATGCATctatgttggagatctcacatcgaccaGAGATGAGGACAAtctattgtatataagtgggtgcaaacctcaacttcatgagccggttttatagggttgagttagacttaaagtccattttGTAATAATCTATTACACCCTCTTTAAATATTACTCTGTTTCTATGCTTCAAAATCACTCCCCAAACCTCATTTATCGAAGCAGACACATCACACATCCTAAACTGAGAGAAATTTAGTAATTAAACATTATAAAACGAACTTTACACACTCAACCATGCACAtcaataatttcaaaataaccACACAAATTTACACTCGAAGAACAGATGTGTACGAGACTCATCATAactgaataattttattagaGTATTATTTGATTGATGGTGGAGGTTGAAAAGGAAGCTCCATCTTGATAGCTGCAAGCCATTAATCATATATTCTGCACCATTTCATATTTTATGTGGCTTTTCTGATTGTTCCATAGTCCCATCACAGTGCAAAGTAGATTCGCAATGGAATTGACGAAATTCAAGACCTGCACCATAATAACCATACAAAATGTCTTCAGAATAAATCCTATAAACCCCGTTCTTATCCTACCAGTAATGCATTCTGGCATCGCATATTTAAAGCAGAATTCATACTAGTAAGCCTCATATCATTTAACAAAAACCCCTATTAACATAAACTTTTcaataaatattcttaatttttctaTTGCCTAAaactgagtttttttttataagttaattagTAAATAACGTTTAATTATATCAGTTGTTgttcttaaatattattttgaattcatGTATACCCTAATTTTAGTGTCATGTTTCTCTTTAGTTGAGCATGAATATAGTGTCATATTTTACCCTAATTTGTAAtccaaaaacataatttttttaattttatcaatagattaattaaatataatttaaaatatttacaatttcaaaaaaaaaatattagagtaATCATGTTTTAATAATCATtccttataaaaacaactttaactaaatataatttaaatatttataattaaagacaatatttttattattgtaagtcacaattttattgtcatttatttttttctgaaaagtCATGCCATAAAATTTTGACGTAAAACTCAAAACATGTTGTCTATCGTGAATTAAAAGttatatttgtaaatttataacaattttattgtttaactcactttattctaaaagtaacacTTGTGGgatataaataaacaataactacttttgaaatataaataaacaataattttacaaatataatatttgataattattaaataacactTATAAAATTACTGTCTTTCTTATATGTAAGAAATAGTTATATAAGTCTTAACTAGTTTAGTGTTCACTAGTAAAAGAATTatagttaaaagaaaaaacagatcttaacaaaattattaagtgCATTCAAAATAGGAAAATAACTATGAAGAAATGTGTATCAAATTCATAATCAAGGTTTCATTATGACAATTAAATGTAAAATCATTTTGAGGGAGTGAATGTATAAGAATATGAGAGGAAAGTGTGAATAAAGTAATGATATTTAGATTGGGGTATCTATGAAGCTCAGTCACTTCTCTTAAGTGGCGTGTCGGTGTCGGATACTTGTATCGGACACCGATactcgtatgacacttgtaggacaTGTATCCATGAagtgttcaatttaaaaaatatttgttggatttctaaaaattatagtatggttctaacacaatttaaaaaaaagacattaattttctaaaaactcaaacttattgtataaatatttattatgattataaaaataaaaaacaaatcattttgaaccagtcatgaaaaaatatctttctgctccaaaaaataatatgaaacatccttgtgcacataaatatttattgtcaaatttatataattcataattatataatatatagatttgtgtccccgtgtccccgtgtcctacgttttagagattatacgtaacTTCGTGTCGTGCTCGTGTCATATCAGTGTCCGTGTCAGTATATGTGCTACATAGGGGGTATGTTAAAGTGAATGTGTGAGAAAAGTTGAcaaaagtttgtgagtgatgtgatagttgtgaggaaattttgatttttttttaaaggtgtaaaatgttactttacaaatttacccttagttattacaaaaatttaataataaaatgagttttttttatttaaaacatattcataaatttaaaaactataattaaaaatattaaatatatattaaatgtaaataagtataatttaaaaattataattaaaaaaattaaataaaaacaaagagttgacataatttcttaaaatattaaacatgtattataaaattcgaaaataaataataaaataaatcaaatattatataaataaataaaatattattttttaatattaaaaatcctgtaataataaaaaaaataaaaaatactataaaaaatataagataattAACAATAGAGAagtatttcataaaaaaattataactcatcaacataataattatacacaaaaaaatatattaatataaacacaacaacaaattaaataaaaacataaattcaaataatttcttaaaatattaaatatatattataaaattaaaaaataaatcacatcttatataaataaaaaaatactatttttaatattaaaaaatttacaataataataaataaaaaatacataacaGTAGAATAaatgaagataaaaaatattaaacacatACGTTTTCctcttaaagaaaaaaatatttacttttcaCAAATAAATCTTTTCATTTATTTACTTGTACTTGTGAAACATGCACGAGCAAACCGACCCTAATCTCTATCATTCCTGGAAACACACGTGGGATAACCTCGTTACTTACTTGCATGATATTCATATACTGTCAACTctacttttacttttatttttcttaaactaaacatttctaaaaattcattttagtttttacttatttttatttattttttccttccCTAATTTCTATTGTTATAATTTAGTAAAGGTCATAATAGTTTGacatatctttttttttttctaacatttaaattatatatatccttataaattatcattttattatgatattttttattctaatataatattttattatgaatagcaattgtcaaattaatataaataaaaaaaagtggtgTGAAAAGACTAATTTTTTCTTTAGGTAAAGATCTAGAAACTCGTTTTTTACTCTACCAAAAAGATAAACAGAATCGGCCAAAAGCACGGTATAAATCTTCTAACCACATTCCCATGCTTATAAATAAGTGCTTCCTTCATTGGCTCACAAGCAGCATCATATTCCTCAGCACCATAAGAAACACTACCATCCTCACCAAATAGGAAAACAAATGTCCCTCACTCACACTCGTCCCTTCTTCAGCAGAAGAAGGCCTGATCATTCAACCCACCAACCAACCTGGGAGCCCTTCCAAGCCCAGGAACACCACACCATGGGCCTGGCACAGTCCAACCCACCACCACCGTTCATGGCTTTTCCCGCCGCCGATCCCTCACCGATCCTCAACTCGCACATAGATTTCAAGGAGACTGCGGAGGCGCACGTGTACAAGGTCCACCTTCCTGGGTACAAGCGCAACGATGTGCGTGTGGAGGTGGACGACGACAGGGTTCTCTGCATCACTTGCGGGAAGAGCGTGGAGAAGGAGGAGCAGCGAGAAGGGTGGCACTGCGTAGAACTCTCCAGCGGTCACTTCATTCAGCGCCTCACTCTCCCCGAGAACTCAGTTGTCGACCACGTCAAAGCCTTCATGGAAAACGGGGTCCTCAACATTACTGTTCCTAAATACAACAAAGGCTCTCACACTCGTGCCAGAAACATCAACATTTCTTCTCGTCCCTAAATGTTTGAACCTAAGTTTAAAACTCAACTGTTATCTTTGTACGAGAAACATGGTGGTTGTCTAAATAATAACTAAAGTTGTGTGCGTGAGTCTATGCTTTTGCATGCTTTCAACTATATATGTTATCGTGTATTTGATCAATAATTAATTTGGGGGACTCGTTACCTTCCAAACAAACACTTCCCGCATGGAACTTCCAGAGGCAAAGTGATTATTACACGCTGCTTTGgtatttttgtttgtattttttgatAGGTGATATACAGAGAGATTTAACAGTAATATGCAAGGCACATCACAgaatatttattcaatataaaaCTTAAAAGTTTTTGTAATCTAGCAGTAGAAATTTGTGGTCTGCCCTTTCTCATTTGCAGGGCCCTTGGTGATTTTAATGTGATTCTTTCTGGTGATGAGTTTAGCAGCTGGGTGGATTCTAATGGTTTGATTGCTTTGTCTTTTTTGGTCCGATTTTTGCTTGGTCTAATGGTAGAGTAGGTGATAATAAAATCGATAGGAAATTAGAGAGAGCTTTTGGCAACATGGATTGTTTGGATATGCGGAGGAATTGCAGGTATATCTAATGTGCTCCCGAGAATCAGTTTTGACCATCATCCTCTGCTCATGTCCATGTCTGATCATGTATCTGCTAGAACTTTTAATTTCATATTCTTCCGGATGTCATTATAACACCCTGGTTAAAGAGTGTCTATCTTGGCTGCCCTGTGCTTGTTCTCGAAAAGAAGCTTCAAAAGTTCAAAATGGTATTGAAGGGTTGGAATATGAAGCCAATACGGCCTACACACGgagatataattaaattatataaaaagtatagacaaacttttttataaaaataatttaaaagaagaTGTATTTATACATCATAACGTTTAACTTTTACATTTATTCacctttattaaaaaaaatataatttttaattctgcttcataaaataataaaaaacaatcataataaatataattatatataaattatttgaaaatattaaaaacaattagaaaatttaaattcaaaatgaaattgtattATATCAAAGAGGAAGCTGGTACTTtattacaaaagaaaaagaatataataaattatatataaattatttgaaaatattaaaaattcaattagaaaatttaaattcaaaatggGATTGTATTATATGAAAGAGTAAGCTGGATGGGAGTAAGTTCGGAGAACTATAATGTATTGAATCATCATTTTGAACAATTTCCTGGCATATGTTCTAATCAAGAGGGCAATAGGTTATGGAAAGGTCTTTGGGTATCAGTTGTTCGGTGTATATGGAAACACAAAAATAGGATTATCTTCAACCAAGCCAAGTTAGATGTGGAGGAAATT comes from the Phaseolus vulgaris cultivar G19833 chromosome 8, P. vulgaris v2.0, whole genome shotgun sequence genome and includes:
- the LOC137827192 gene encoding 18.1 kDa class I heat shock protein-like, whose protein sequence is MSLTHTRPFFSRRRPDHSTHQPTWEPFQAQEHHTMGLAQSNPPPPFMAFPAADPSPILNSHIDFKETAEAHVYKVHLPGYKRNDVRVEVDDDRVLCITCGKSVEKEEQREGWHCVELSSGHFIQRLTLPENSVVDHVKAFMENGVLNITVPKYNKGSHTRARNINISSRP